Proteins co-encoded in one Rattus rattus isolate New Zealand chromosome 5, Rrattus_CSIRO_v1, whole genome shotgun sequence genomic window:
- the Gtsf1l gene encoding gametocyte-specific factor 1-like gives MEPESIEICPYNPHHRIPLSRFQYHLASCRKKNPKKAKKMASCKYNACHVVPIRKLAEHEATCVNRSSMEEEDALGPLQVSLPQPQNEDTLQVHWLSSPDIWNVDGANCHPMFVLKSFVPQKLVCESDIQESPGGDQCPEDPQTRTRKATF, from the coding sequence ATGGAGCCAGAATCCATAGAAATTTGTCCTTACAACCCACATCACCGAATTCCCCTCAGCAGATTCCAGTACCACCTGGCGTCGTGCAGAAAGAAGAACCCCAAGAAAGCCAAAAAGATGGCCAGCTGTAAATACAACGCCTGTCATGTGGTCCCCATCAGAAAGCTGGCTGAACATGAAGCTACCTGTGTCAACAGAAGCTCCATGGAGGAAGAGGACGCCTTAGGCCCTCTACAAGTCAGCCTCCCACAGCCTCAGAACGAGGACACACTACAGGTCCATTGGCTTTCCAGCCCTGATATTTGGAATGTTGACGGTGCCAACTGTCACCCAATGTTCGTCCTTAAGAGTTTTGTTCCCCAAAAACTTGTTTGTGAAAGTGACATCCAAGAGTCACCGGGAGGAGACCAATGCCCAGAAGATCCTCAGACTAGGACCAGGAAGGCAACCTTCTAG